In Elusimicrobiota bacterium, the following are encoded in one genomic region:
- a CDS encoding radical SAM protein, whose protein sequence is MMRPLTGRTLLCVFQLTRRCQLKCAYCYCAKGAGQMSPGTAARAVEFLAGLKPRYDHITIGFMGGEPLMAWEALKRVVGLAQKRGLDAFCVATNARLLDPERMRFLAENNVSPQLSLHGIFDAARSGFCSVSWRKTERLLLSCGGWARRIAAANPNPFRVRLTVTPEGLELLSAAVERVAGLLAGMPVYLTVMPAMPGAGFLAADRRARLLPELRRQMRLIAELHERRAREGDPLVLTINECFNLDEWSGFASARGLEEAASCGAGSRVMAVAEDGGLYPCYLPAAAGMERFKGGDVWRGLVRPEAFRCFRGPGPNRGFSCLHWNRLETGRPEEPALLYRAFYLSWREQALRMRS, encoded by the coding sequence GTGATGCGACCCCTAACGGGGCGCACGCTCCTCTGCGTTTTCCAGCTGACCAGGCGGTGCCAGCTCAAGTGCGCCTACTGCTACTGCGCCAAGGGCGCGGGCCAGATGAGCCCCGGGACCGCCGCGCGCGCCGTGGAGTTCCTAGCCGGCCTTAAACCCCGCTATGACCATATCACGATCGGGTTCATGGGCGGCGAGCCCTTGATGGCCTGGGAGGCCTTGAAGAGGGTGGTAGGCCTGGCGCAAAAGAGGGGCCTCGACGCGTTTTGCGTGGCCACCAACGCGCGCCTCCTCGATCCGGAGAGGATGCGCTTTCTGGCGGAGAACAACGTCTCTCCCCAACTGAGCCTCCACGGGATCTTCGACGCGGCGCGGTCGGGGTTTTGCTCCGTTTCCTGGAGGAAGACGGAGCGGCTCCTGTTGTCCTGCGGCGGCTGGGCCCGCCGAATCGCGGCGGCAAACCCCAACCCCTTCCGCGTGCGCCTGACGGTGACTCCCGAGGGGCTTGAGCTGCTGTCCGCCGCGGTCGAGCGCGTGGCGGGCCTCCTGGCCGGGATGCCGGTTTACCTGACCGTGATGCCGGCCATGCCCGGGGCGGGCTTTCTCGCGGCCGACCGCCGCGCGCGGCTCCTTCCGGAGTTGAGGCGCCAGATGCGGCTCATCGCGGAACTCCACGAGCGCCGGGCACGAGAGGGTGATCCCTTGGTCCTCACCATCAACGAATGCTTCAACCTCGACGAGTGGAGCGGCTTCGCCTCAGCCCGGGGCTTGGAGGAGGCCGCCTCCTGCGGGGCGGGCTCAAGGGTCATGGCCGTGGCCGAGGACGGAGGGCTTTACCCCTGCTATCTGCCGGCCGCCGCCGGGATGGAGCGCTTCAAGGGCGGCGATGTTTGGCGGGGCCTTGTCCGGCCCGAGGCCTTCCGGTGTTTTCGCGGTCCGGGGCCGAACCGGGGATTTTCCTGCCTGCACTGGAACCGCCTGGAGACGGGCCGGCCGGAGGAGCCCGCTCTCCTTTATAGAGCCTTCTACCTCAGTTGGCGGGAGCAGGCGCTTCGGATGCGCTCATGA
- a CDS encoding radical SAM protein: MRRLRIAVGSRCNMRCSYCLAQKEPAQRLKGEKALRVLSAFMRLPGRGKSVEVYGGEPTLELPLLRSLFGEARRLERVLGKKLGLSLATNGLCLGREALEIIARHRVRLCVSVDGASHDRFRRLPGGGGTLARIERGLEEAFRLLPRSGMTALQAVHPGNVDGLLENFKFVLGLGFENVNFEMIQGQPWGEGELACFEAGMRRVGEFLVEGIRRGRPAYLETLNAALGELLGRDSRPDPIELYPSGRLGLTPYVLLGRAASGRESACEVRVLEARQRLSRRLARQLAQMAARDPAFARYAAQASWRGRAP; this comes from the coding sequence ATGAGGCGCCTGAGAATCGCCGTCGGGTCGCGGTGCAATATGCGCTGCTCCTATTGCCTGGCCCAAAAGGAGCCCGCGCAAAGGCTCAAGGGGGAAAAGGCCCTGCGGGTTTTGTCCGCCTTCATGCGCTTGCCCGGCCGCGGGAAATCCGTGGAGGTTTATGGGGGAGAGCCCACCCTTGAGCTGCCGCTTTTGCGCTCCCTCTTCGGCGAGGCCCGGCGTTTGGAGCGCGTCCTAGGAAAGAAACTGGGCCTGTCCTTGGCGACCAACGGGCTCTGCTTGGGACGCGAGGCCCTCGAGATTATCGCGCGGCACCGGGTCCGCCTCTGCGTGAGCGTGGACGGAGCCTCCCATGACCGTTTCCGGCGTCTGCCGGGAGGGGGAGGGACCTTGGCCCGGATCGAGCGCGGGCTTGAGGAGGCTTTCCGGCTCCTGCCCCGCTCCGGCATGACCGCGCTGCAGGCGGTCCACCCCGGCAACGTGGACGGCCTCCTCGAGAATTTCAAGTTCGTGCTGGGGCTGGGCTTTGAGAACGTCAACTTCGAGATGATCCAGGGCCAGCCCTGGGGGGAGGGCGAGCTTGCCTGCTTCGAGGCCGGGATGCGGCGGGTGGGAGAGTTCCTAGTCGAGGGGATCCGTCGCGGCCGCCCCGCGTACTTGGAAACGCTTAACGCGGCCTTGGGCGAGCTCCTGGGCCGAGACTCCAGGCCAGACCCCATCGAGCTCTATCCCTCTGGTCGGTTGGGTTTGACCCCGTACGTTCTCCTGGGCCGTGCCGCCTCCGGGCGCGAATCGGCCTGCGAGGTCCGGGTCTTGGAGGCGCGCCAGAGGCTGTCGCGCCGCCTGGCTCGGCAATTGGCGCAAATGGCGGCCAGGGACCCCGCCTTCGCCCGCTACGCGGCCCAGGCCTCCTGGAGAGGAAGGGCTCCATGA
- a CDS encoding radical SAM protein, with product MSPDAPGAEERHWLRLTTVCNQRCLFCLDRDAQDGGFVEWEALRREMSEARSRGLKRVVLSGGEPTIHPRFLEAVGAARELGFERIQVITNGRRFCYPDFLRKAQSLGLSEATFSLHGHTRELHERLTRTPGSFLQALAGLGNALSLPGMIVSVDVVITKLNLGALREILDFYLGLGAREFDLLRLTPTGDAWRHWGELYCDFSDPENLASLRRALELSRRPGVRIWTNRLAPEFLEGYEDLIQPPEKLLDELRGRYSVFRRFLAGLAEPECAGPQCRHCALEGLCSDLKLLRRCGRLEARPGPLCRGSSDSPREPFLFSAGVDIFDFGRFYIEARHFAKGAACGSCSLQGACDGILVDDLRRLGFAGLRPC from the coding sequence ATGAGCCCAGACGCCCCGGGTGCCGAAGAAAGGCACTGGCTAAGGCTCACCACAGTCTGCAACCAAAGATGCCTTTTTTGCCTCGACCGCGACGCCCAGGACGGGGGCTTCGTGGAATGGGAGGCCCTGCGCCGGGAAATGTCCGAGGCCCGCTCGCGGGGGCTCAAGCGCGTCGTCCTGAGCGGAGGGGAGCCCACCATTCATCCCCGCTTCCTGGAGGCCGTGGGGGCGGCCCGCGAGCTTGGGTTCGAGAGGATACAGGTCATCACCAACGGCCGAAGGTTCTGCTATCCAGACTTTTTAAGAAAGGCGCAAAGTCTGGGTTTAAGCGAGGCGACCTTCTCTTTGCACGGCCATACCCGGGAGCTGCACGAGCGCCTCACGCGCACCCCGGGCTCCTTCCTGCAGGCCTTGGCCGGGCTCGGCAACGCCCTGTCCTTGCCGGGTATGATCGTGAGCGTGGACGTCGTGATCACCAAGCTCAACCTGGGAGCCTTGCGGGAAATCCTGGATTTCTACCTGGGCTTGGGCGCGCGGGAATTCGACCTCCTGCGCCTGACGCCGACCGGAGACGCTTGGCGGCATTGGGGCGAGCTCTACTGCGACTTTTCCGACCCCGAGAACCTGGCCAGCCTGCGCCGAGCTCTCGAGCTTTCGCGCCGTCCCGGGGTTCGGATCTGGACCAACCGCCTGGCCCCGGAATTCCTAGAGGGCTACGAGGACTTGATCCAGCCGCCGGAGAAGCTCTTGGACGAGCTTCGGGGACGCTACTCGGTCTTTCGCCGGTTCCTCGCCGGGCTTGCGGAGCCGGAATGCGCCGGACCCCAGTGCCGGCACTGTGCCTTGGAGGGCCTTTGCTCTGATCTCAAGCTCTTGCGGCGCTGCGGCCGGCTCGAGGCGAGGCCGGGGCCCCTGTGCCGGGGGTCCTCGGACTCGCCTCGGGAGCCCTTCCTGTTCAGCGCCGGGGTGGATATTTTCGACTTCGGCCGCTTCTACATCGAGGCCCGGCATTTCGCCAAGGGGGCGGCGTGCGGGTCCTGCTCCCTCCAGGGAGCCTGCGACGGTATTCTCGTCGACGATCTGCGCCGTCTGGGGTTTGCCGGCCTCAGGCCTTGCTAA
- a CDS encoding radical SAM protein translates to MAELAYLQISRVCNQKCRFCSNPSNGRLIGWEEARAWIDRFAQEGWAGVILTGGEPTLFPELARLVAYARGRGLATRLITNGQRTADRVYLESLAGAGLTHMHVSIHSHEEPVQAFLTQNQACLGRIRGTLDNAGALGLRVDINTVINKKNAAGLDALVEWLLRSYPFLGHFVWNNLDPLMGGPAAGELVARLRDFELSLHRAMEFLDRAGRTFRVERVPLCFMSEFPHRSTETRKIVKREKRSIYFLDEKGLHAQGQAAWRYGKGPLCASCRAAPVCAGLYQMDRLCSSAELCPIFTSPESVAQRVLQDG, encoded by the coding sequence ATGGCAGAGCTCGCCTACCTCCAGATTTCCCGGGTCTGCAACCAGAAGTGCCGTTTCTGCTCCAACCCCTCCAACGGCCGCCTGATCGGTTGGGAGGAGGCGCGCGCCTGGATAGACCGCTTCGCCCAAGAAGGCTGGGCCGGGGTCATTTTGACGGGGGGCGAGCCCACTTTGTTTCCGGAGCTCGCGCGCCTGGTGGCTTACGCCCGGGGCCGGGGCCTGGCGACGAGGCTCATCACCAACGGCCAGAGGACCGCGGATAGGGTCTATCTCGAATCCTTGGCCGGGGCGGGGCTCACGCACATGCATGTGTCCATCCATTCCCATGAGGAGCCGGTCCAGGCCTTCCTGACCCAGAATCAGGCTTGCTTGGGCCGCATCCGCGGCACCTTGGACAACGCCGGGGCCTTGGGCCTGAGGGTGGACATCAATACGGTCATCAACAAGAAGAACGCGGCCGGCCTCGACGCCTTGGTCGAGTGGCTTCTGCGCTCCTATCCCTTCCTCGGGCATTTCGTCTGGAACAATCTTGATCCCCTGATGGGCGGCCCGGCCGCCGGCGAGCTCGTCGCCCGCCTGCGCGACTTCGAGCTCTCTTTGCACCGGGCCATGGAATTTCTCGACCGCGCCGGGCGCACCTTTCGGGTCGAGAGGGTGCCCCTCTGCTTCATGTCGGAGTTTCCCCACCGCTCCACGGAGACCAGAAAGATCGTCAAGAGGGAGAAGCGCAGCATCTATTTCCTGGACGAAAAGGGCCTGCACGCCCAGGGCCAGGCGGCCTGGCGCTACGGCAAGGGCCCGCTCTGCGCTTCCTGCCGGGCCGCGCCGGTCTGCGCCGGGCTCTACCAGATGGACAGGCTCTGCTCCTCAGCCGAGCTTTGCCCCATCTTCACGAGCCCGGAATCCGTCGCGCAAAGGGTCCTCCAGGATGGCTGA
- a CDS encoding radical SAM protein has protein sequence MADEVKSVEINLGHLCNNRCAFCMSGRDRDLKGPWAEAERVVAELELFRKQGCDSVGFLGGEPTAYPRLEECVRAARRLGYRRVAICSNGTRLADAAFCRRLAQAGLTRATLSVHSRRAQIEDERITKVPGNLARKIAAVENLAGLRREGLLPDGLALNPVLCRPNLEDMEGYVAFFSRKGVRDIRFNYIWPEGEAKGDPAWVPRLSEAAPRLARLILLNEARWGLHLSFGGVPRCVLGLSGLSPRLARGLAGKYLDEGARDEPNAVSLPERGAAALERFIWQENKRDRLKAKGPRCGSCRHFSACEGVWRTYAELYGFDELAPME, from the coding sequence ATGGCTGACGAGGTCAAGTCCGTGGAGATCAACCTGGGGCATCTCTGCAATAACCGCTGCGCCTTCTGCATGAGCGGGCGGGACAGGGATCTCAAGGGGCCCTGGGCCGAGGCGGAGCGGGTGGTGGCAGAGCTGGAGCTCTTCCGCAAGCAAGGCTGCGACTCCGTGGGCTTTTTGGGGGGCGAGCCCACGGCCTACCCGCGCCTGGAGGAGTGCGTCCGCGCTGCGCGCCGCCTGGGATATCGGCGCGTGGCCATTTGCAGCAACGGCACGCGCCTGGCCGACGCCGCGTTCTGCCGCAGGCTTGCGCAGGCGGGCCTTACCCGCGCCACCCTCTCGGTGCACAGCCGCCGGGCCCAGATCGAGGACGAGCGCATCACCAAGGTGCCCGGCAACCTCGCCCGGAAGATCGCGGCCGTCGAGAACCTGGCCGGCCTTAGGCGCGAGGGGCTGCTCCCCGACGGCCTGGCCTTGAATCCCGTGCTCTGCCGGCCGAACCTGGAGGACATGGAGGGCTACGTCGCCTTCTTTTCCCGAAAGGGGGTGCGCGACATCCGCTTCAACTACATCTGGCCGGAGGGCGAGGCCAAGGGGGACCCTGCCTGGGTTCCCCGATTGAGCGAGGCGGCGCCGAGGCTGGCCCGGCTTATCCTCCTCAATGAGGCGCGCTGGGGCCTGCACCTGAGCTTCGGGGGCGTGCCGAGGTGCGTCCTGGGCCTCTCCGGCCTGTCCCCGCGCCTGGCCCGCGGCCTGGCCGGGAAATACTTGGACGAGGGCGCTCGCGACGAGCCCAACGCGGTGAGCCTTCCCGAAAGGGGAGCCGCGGCCCTGGAGAGGTTCATTTGGCAGGAGAATAAGCGCGACCGCCTGAAGGCCAAGGGCCCCCGCTGCGGCTCGTGCCGGCATTTCAGCGCCTGCGAGGGGGTGTGGAGGACTTACGCCGAGCTTTATGGATTCGATGAACTGGCTCCGATGGAGTGA
- a CDS encoding radical SAM protein has product MDIATSEACNMACDYCFVNKTDPRAMDLETLRRGVERFGALPWSQGTVTFTTSEPLLRPARFRAGLDFLYSWMESRGRELRIVATTNGLNLGPGLRDYLEGLDGRFQLNVSLDGTRASHDAHRRLRSAGASFDRAWGNFSALNRKDRVRVILTVAPDQAARLNENMAFIRGAGFSRVDVFPQMLAFWNPRGLEELERELERLVEEANRPGAALELRLLNRLWGPSHYAKVLLGADGRFYLFEWVLTWPYSRRGVFAVGDVRTGLDLRRRAALFGVWMARLEAAGGGRCRSCPRLRLCGFPLPLYLWCLNRGADFPAYLANFCRIAELFARQAARIEPERRNDLDAGKLQQGPKGLITDANRSSASRRARG; this is encoded by the coding sequence ATGGACATCGCCACCAGCGAGGCCTGCAACATGGCCTGCGACTACTGCTTCGTCAACAAGACCGATCCGCGCGCCATGGACCTGGAGACTTTGCGCCGGGGCGTGGAGCGCTTCGGCGCGCTCCCCTGGAGCCAGGGCACCGTCACCTTCACCACGAGCGAGCCGCTTCTTAGGCCCGCGCGCTTTCGAGCCGGGCTCGACTTTCTGTACTCCTGGATGGAGAGCCGCGGTCGGGAGCTTCGGATCGTGGCCACCACCAACGGGCTCAATCTCGGCCCGGGCCTGAGGGACTATTTGGAAGGCTTGGACGGGCGGTTCCAGCTCAACGTGAGCCTCGATGGAACCAGGGCCTCGCACGACGCCCACCGCCGCCTGCGCTCCGCGGGTGCCAGCTTCGACCGGGCTTGGGGGAACTTCTCGGCCCTCAATAGGAAGGACCGGGTCCGGGTGATCCTGACCGTAGCGCCCGACCAAGCCGCTCGGCTCAACGAGAACATGGCCTTCATCAGGGGCGCGGGATTTTCGCGGGTGGACGTATTTCCCCAAATGCTCGCCTTTTGGAACCCGCGGGGCTTGGAGGAATTGGAGCGGGAGCTCGAGCGGTTGGTGGAGGAGGCCAACCGTCCGGGGGCGGCCCTGGAGTTGAGGCTTCTCAACCGACTGTGGGGGCCCTCCCATTACGCCAAGGTCCTCCTGGGCGCCGACGGCCGCTTCTACCTCTTCGAGTGGGTTCTGACCTGGCCCTATTCCCGGCGAGGGGTCTTCGCGGTGGGCGACGTCCGGACGGGCCTGGACCTGCGCCGAAGGGCCGCGCTTTTTGGCGTCTGGATGGCGCGCCTCGAGGCCGCGGGGGGCGGGCGCTGCCGCTCCTGCCCCCGCCTGCGCCTCTGCGGGTTTCCCTTGCCCCTCTATCTTTGGTGCCTCAACCGCGGCGCGGACTTTCCGGCCTACCTCGCCAATTTTTGCCGCATCGCCGAGCTCTTCGCGCGCCAGGCCGCGCGCATCGAGCCGGAGCGGCGCAACGATCTCGATGCCGGGAAGCTGCAGCAAGGCCCTAAGGGCCTAATCACGGACGCAAATAGATCGTCAGCGTCCCGTCGAGCTCGAGGCTGA
- a CDS encoding radical SAM protein, producing the protein MPLAGLQTKDIGKIKLLLTTRCQLACPYCFVPDTGRDMPWALAQRGIDCLLRSPGQDKLLCFFGGEPLLHWSLLEFAAGYARRQARLMGKRLTLSAITNGLLVNARTLEVLAGTGTRLGISMAGAPEAHDRARYFKGGGGSYWHARRGLEAALKRLGPEKVGVSLCLLPETASQLMENYRHLSSLGARYFNFEVIVGGSVWNPARVKAFLGEARLFALDLLARVRSRDFVYFNPLNWELARGRLTRSRRGCCPFWADLSVYPDGDMLFSHSARNAPESRRYVVGNLKDRRLRAYQNCSYSAADPSCRACLANYLKGCASDPGAGLVHRALEGLTLTLAELVGRKAAAQDPDFSAYLKAVQSEEALF; encoded by the coding sequence ATGCCCCTGGCGGGATTACAAACCAAGGACATCGGAAAGATTAAGCTCCTGCTCACCACGCGCTGCCAGCTGGCCTGCCCCTATTGTTTCGTGCCCGACACCGGCCGGGACATGCCCTGGGCTCTGGCCCAACGCGGGATAGACTGCCTCCTTCGGAGCCCGGGCCAAGACAAGCTCCTTTGTTTTTTCGGGGGCGAGCCGCTCCTGCATTGGTCTTTGCTCGAGTTCGCGGCCGGCTACGCGCGGCGCCAAGCCCGCCTCATGGGCAAGCGCCTGACCCTCTCGGCCATCACCAACGGGCTCCTCGTCAACGCGCGAACCTTGGAGGTCCTGGCCGGGACCGGCACTCGCCTCGGGATCAGCATGGCGGGCGCGCCGGAAGCCCACGACCGCGCCCGCTATTTCAAGGGCGGCGGAGGCTCCTATTGGCACGCCCGCCGCGGGCTCGAGGCCGCCCTCAAGAGGCTGGGGCCCGAGAAAGTGGGCGTTTCCCTGTGCCTGCTCCCGGAAACCGCCTCCCAGCTCATGGAAAATTACCGCCACCTGTCGAGCCTGGGAGCCAGGTACTTCAACTTCGAGGTCATCGTCGGCGGCTCTGTCTGGAACCCGGCCCGCGTCAAGGCCTTCCTGGGAGAGGCGCGCCTGTTCGCCTTGGACCTCCTCGCCCGCGTCCGAAGCCGTGACTTCGTGTATTTCAATCCCCTCAATTGGGAGCTGGCCCGCGGGCGCCTCACACGCTCCCGCCGGGGCTGCTGCCCCTTTTGGGCCGACCTGTCCGTCTACCCCGACGGCGACATGCTGTTCTCGCATTCCGCCCGGAACGCCCCAGAGAGCCGCCGCTACGTGGTGGGAAACCTCAAAGATCGAAGACTCAGGGCCTACCAAAATTGCTCCTATAGCGCCGCGGATCCCTCCTGCCGAGCCTGCCTCGCAAATTACCTGAAGGGCTGCGCCTCGGACCCGGGAGCGGGGCTCGTCCACCGAGCCCTGGAGGGCCTCACCCTCACCCTAGCGGAACTCGTCGGCCGCAAGGCCGCGGCGCAAGACCCGGACTTCAGCGCCTATCTCAAGGCCGTGCAAAGCGAGGAGGCTCTGTTTTGA
- a CDS encoding radical SAM protein: MLGPARDRGFLVHFPRSGLDAVTERADLKVGFRCNNFCKFCVQGDKREILPAKTREELLACLEEGRRAQARGVVVTGGEPTLHPHILEIVRAARDQGYETIQIQSNGRTFCYEKFCVSLIEAGATEFSPSLHGSRPEIHDFLTGSPGSFLQTVAGIRNLKRLGQKVLANTVITKPNYRDLPDIARLLVSLGADQFQFAFIHVSGRAAKNQDWLVPRKAVVEPWVKRGLDIGIQAGKVVMTEAIPFCLMRGYEEHVAESVIPDTMIFDAAGVVPDYTASRRREGKAKGPVCADCAYERRCEGPWREYPEAFGWEEFAPAACGAAS, from the coding sequence ATGCTTGGGCCTGCCCGGGACCGTGGTTTCCTGGTCCATTTCCCACGCTCGGGGTTGGACGCCGTGACCGAGCGCGCGGACCTCAAGGTCGGGTTTCGCTGCAACAACTTCTGCAAGTTCTGCGTCCAGGGCGATAAGAGGGAAATCCTTCCCGCCAAGACTCGGGAGGAGCTTCTGGCTTGCCTGGAGGAGGGGCGCCGGGCGCAAGCCAGGGGCGTGGTGGTGACCGGGGGGGAGCCCACCTTGCACCCCCATATTCTCGAGATCGTGCGGGCCGCCAGGGATCAAGGATACGAAACGATCCAAATCCAGAGCAATGGCCGCACCTTCTGCTACGAGAAGTTCTGCGTTTCCCTCATCGAGGCCGGGGCCACGGAATTTTCCCCTTCCCTGCACGGCTCCCGGCCGGAGATCCACGATTTTTTGACCGGGTCGCCCGGAAGCTTCCTCCAGACCGTGGCCGGAATCCGCAATTTGAAGAGACTCGGCCAGAAGGTCCTGGCCAACACCGTGATCACCAAGCCCAACTATCGGGATCTTCCCGACATCGCGCGGCTCCTCGTGAGCTTGGGAGCAGACCAATTCCAATTCGCCTTCATCCACGTGTCGGGGCGGGCCGCCAAAAACCAGGATTGGCTGGTCCCGCGCAAAGCCGTGGTCGAGCCATGGGTCAAGAGGGGCCTCGACATCGGCATTCAGGCCGGCAAGGTGGTCATGACCGAGGCCATTCCCTTCTGCCTGATGCGGGGCTACGAGGAGCACGTGGCCGAAAGCGTCATCCCGGACACCATGATCTTCGACGCCGCCGGGGTGGTGCCCGATTACACCGCAAGCCGCCGCCGGGAGGGCAAGGCCAAGGGCCCCGTCTGCGCTGATTGCGCCTACGAGCGCCGCTGCGAGGGGCCGTGGCGGGAATACCCCGAGGCCTTCGGCTGGGAGGAGTTCGCTCCGGCCGCCTGCGGGGCGGCGTCGTGA
- a CDS encoding Crp/Fnr family transcriptional regulator — translation MVESESPQIARLLSEMPLFQGLPAEQRESLARNLQVRRFRSQEIVYCEKDPAESSWVVLSGRARILSYICGARLMQMEALERGQVFGLLCRLGADKQRYPCTAIADGPLCALRLPDAVFDRLYERYDSVSREACRLCAKRLGSFRRLVPFEREGVLFRVAEILLSLYRKHGARIPATRHGIAEQTGAALETVFRALAHFRRRGWLETERGVIRLKAPQALSQYLRQRERG, via the coding sequence ATGGTGGAAAGCGAATCGCCCCAGATTGCCCGCCTTTTGTCCGAAATGCCCCTTTTCCAAGGGCTCCCCGCCGAGCAAAGGGAATCCCTGGCCAGGAATCTGCAGGTTCGGCGCTTCCGGAGCCAGGAAATCGTGTACTGCGAGAAGGACCCGGCCGAAAGTTCCTGGGTCGTCCTCTCCGGGAGGGCGCGCATCCTTTCCTACATCTGCGGCGCCCGGCTCATGCAGATGGAAGCCTTGGAAAGGGGGCAGGTCTTCGGACTCTTGTGCCGCTTGGGGGCAGACAAGCAGCGCTACCCCTGCACGGCGATCGCCGACGGGCCGCTTTGCGCCCTGCGCCTGCCCGACGCGGTCTTCGACCGCCTCTACGAGCGCTATGACAGCGTCTCCCGCGAGGCCTGCCGCCTCTGCGCCAAGCGCCTGGGCTCCTTCCGCCGGTTGGTGCCCTTCGAACGGGAGGGCGTGCTCTTCCGGGTGGCCGAGATACTCCTCTCCCTTTACCGCAAGCACGGAGCCCGGATACCCGCGACCCGGCACGGCATCGCCGAGCAGACCGGGGCGGCCCTAGAGACCGTTTTCCGGGCCCTGGCGCATTTCCGCCGCCGAGGCTGGCTCGAGACCGAGCGCGGAGTGATCCGCCTCAAGGCCCCGCAGGCCCTGTCCCAGTATCTGCGCCAGAGGGAGCGCGGTTAG